One Chloroflexota bacterium genomic window carries:
- a CDS encoding FAD-binding oxidoreductase, with protein MKRALFQYEMVRSELEEIVGAPFVSVDESDRLVYSTDWSWMPQMWLDRGEPLPTPDYIVHPGSPGEISEIMDIANKYRIPVVPWGGGSGTQGGALPIFGGILLDTKRLDKIIEIDEKSLTVTAQAGIIGQQLEWALNEKGLFLAHYAAASRCATLGGYLAPRGTGTISTKYGKAEDLVLSMEIVLPTGEIIRTPQVPQHAAGPDWPPLFLGAEGTFGVITEATMQVEYIPEARLLRGILFDDLSKALEAGRRMMTRRLHPFVIRLYDPASTASRIKKILGYEYDGAYMVLGFDGDPDIAALEEQKALEICKDLDGRDLGREPGEAWWEHRYDFYYPPINLKLPWMYGTTETITTYDKIEDLYWAEKRAVEQGFSDWNVRFIGHFSHWFHWGVMLYCRFIIEDPPEDAQEALRLHNRVWNVAMQTVIANGGMINEHHGVGLKLSRYMRKQYGDAWPFLQRIKSTIDPNGIMNPGKVGFGF; from the coding sequence ATGAAACGAGCTCTTTTTCAATATGAGATGGTTCGCAGCGAGCTGGAGGAAATCGTCGGGGCACCTTTTGTCTCGGTGGATGAGAGCGATCGGTTGGTGTATTCGACCGATTGGTCCTGGATGCCACAGATGTGGCTCGATCGGGGCGAACCGCTGCCAACCCCCGATTACATCGTTCATCCTGGTTCCCCCGGGGAAATCTCGGAGATTATGGATATCGCCAATAAATACCGCATCCCGGTTGTGCCATGGGGTGGCGGTTCCGGTACCCAGGGGGGAGCTTTGCCGATATTCGGGGGAATCCTGCTGGACACCAAACGACTGGACAAGATCATTGAGATCGATGAAAAATCGTTGACTGTCACCGCCCAGGCGGGCATCATCGGCCAGCAACTGGAGTGGGCATTGAATGAAAAGGGTCTCTTTTTGGCCCACTATGCGGCCGCTTCCCGCTGCGCAACTCTGGGTGGCTATCTGGCGCCACGGGGCACAGGCACCATCAGCACCAAGTATGGCAAGGCGGAAGATCTGGTCCTGAGCATGGAGATCGTACTGCCGACAGGCGAGATCATTCGAACGCCCCAGGTGCCTCAACACGCTGCCGGACCGGACTGGCCTCCTCTATTCCTCGGGGCAGAGGGCACTTTCGGCGTAATCACCGAGGCCACCATGCAGGTGGAGTACATTCCCGAGGCTCGCCTTTTGCGTGGTATTCTCTTCGATGATTTGAGTAAGGCTCTGGAGGCAGGACGGCGCATGATGACAAGGCGATTGCACCCCTTTGTCATTCGCCTGTACGATCCAGCCTCGACTGCCAGCCGGATCAAAAAGATCCTCGGCTACGAGTACGACGGGGCATACATGGTATTGGGTTTCGACGGAGATCCCGATATCGCCGCGCTCGAAGAACAGAAGGCACTGGAGATCTGCAAGGACCTGGACGGACGGGACCTGGGTCGTGAGCCGGGTGAGGCCTGGTGGGAACACCGCTATGACTTTTACTACCCACCGATCAATCTGAAGCTGCCGTGGATGTACGGAACCACCGAGACGATCACAACCTACGACAAGATCGAGGATCTTTACTGGGCGGAAAAGCGGGCGGTCGAACAGGGTTTTTCCGACTGGAACGTCAGGTTTATCGGCCACTTTTCCCACTGGTTCCACTGGGGTGTGATGCTCTACTGCCGCTTCATCATAGAAGATCCTCCCGAGGATGCCCAGGAAGCGCTTCGTTTACACAACCGGGTGTGGAATGTGGCTATGCAGACAGTGATCGCCAACGGCGGTATGATCAATGAGCATCACGGGGTTGGCTTGAAATTGAGCAGATATATGCGCAAGCAGTATGGCGATGCCTGGCCCTTCCTGCAACGCATTAAGTCCACCATCGATCCCAACGGGATCATGAATCCCGGCAAGGTGGGCTTTGGCTTCTGA
- a CDS encoding (Fe-S)-binding protein: protein MSPENILLTADNCRYCLMCRHVCPVAHVTRLETLTPHGWGLLISSERRGLISWNESSVDRLYSCADCGTCRAHCVTDQPLPYAIAVARAQVVDQRKAPETAYAVDESLRAWGNPYREQLPEPVSGLGDVALFVGDDACWQRPDVLDAALLLLKGVGIEPVLVGVGRNSGYLASSLGFPETARQLAAANLADIRASDAHKLLVLTPGDYYAFSQLYEERLGIDWPRSVIVEEVTNFLAEELALGHLAFRRSAESPPYAYVDPPHSLRVPDRHDAPRKLLTAIMPDNRRELFWRRDRAHPVGSSSLQYVQPDIATDLTYARLGDANAVGAELIITEDPGALHALDTHAARFRLRAQGLYELLAAHLGSETV from the coding sequence ATGTCACCTGAGAACATTCTCCTGACTGCCGACAATTGCAGATACTGCCTGATGTGTCGACATGTTTGCCCGGTCGCCCACGTTACCCGCCTGGAGACTCTCACTCCCCATGGATGGGGGTTGTTGATTTCCTCGGAGAGGCGGGGACTCATCTCGTGGAACGAGAGTTCCGTTGATCGGCTCTATTCCTGTGCCGACTGTGGTACCTGCCGCGCCCACTGTGTAACCGATCAACCGTTGCCCTATGCTATCGCAGTAGCCCGAGCCCAGGTTGTCGATCAGCGGAAGGCGCCTGAGACAGCTTATGCCGTCGACGAATCCCTGCGCGCATGGGGCAATCCCTATCGGGAACAGCTCCCCGAGCCTGTTTCAGGCCTGGGAGATGTGGCGCTGTTCGTCGGGGATGATGCCTGCTGGCAACGACCCGATGTGCTGGACGCCGCGTTGCTGCTCTTGAAAGGGGTGGGGATAGAACCGGTGCTGGTGGGCGTGGGCCGAAACAGCGGCTATCTTGCCAGCTCGCTGGGATTTCCTGAAACGGCGCGCCAACTGGCGGCCGCCAACCTGGCTGACATCAGAGCCAGTGATGCTCATAAACTCCTGGTGCTGACGCCCGGCGATTACTACGCCTTTTCTCAGCTATACGAGGAACGGCTGGGAATCGATTGGCCTCGCTCTGTGATCGTGGAGGAAGTGACGAATTTCCTGGCCGAGGAACTGGCCCTGGGACACCTGGCCTTTCGCAGATCCGCAGAATCCCCACCCTATGCCTACGTTGATCCGCCGCATTCGTTGCGCGTGCCCGACCGCCATGATGCGCCAAGAAAGCTGCTGACGGCCATCATGCCCGACAATCGGCGCGAACTGTTCTGGCGGCGGGACCGGGCACACCCGGTGGGCAGCAGTTCCCTTCAATATGTCCAACCGGATATCGCGACCGACCTGACCTACGCCCGGCTTGGCGATGCCAATGCGGTCGGCGCCGAACTGATCATTACCGAGGACCCCGGCGCTTTACACGCCCTGGACACCCATGCAGCCCGCTTCCGCCTGCGGGCGCAGGGCCTTTACGAGTTGCTGGCTGCTCATCTTGGCTCAGAAACTGTTTGA
- a CDS encoding sugar phosphate isomerase/epimerase has product MHLSMHNWMRAEPLEVTIRRLARYGYESIEIGGEPDRYDTAEVRKLLKDNGLRCWGSISLMFAGLDLLQADAQGRANTVQYLKDCITMVKELDGELMSIVPSEVGKVNAQADPETEWNWAVEGLREVNAHAKKEGVRIAVEALNRFETNFINRHDQAVLLATEVGDNCGVCLDSFHMNMEEANFRQALLDTGDLIWDYHVADNNRMACGMGALNWRDIVGTLKEIGYDGALTVEFVAPLDRTPANPYKNATAAAESELTEEQLKFIEDHGSGVLSEEFYSWLVEETAKTLLPLIK; this is encoded by the coding sequence ATGCATCTTTCAATGCACAACTGGATGAGGGCTGAGCCCCTCGAGGTCACCATACGACGGCTTGCCAGATATGGCTACGAAAGCATCGAGATTGGTGGCGAACCGGACAGGTATGACACGGCAGAGGTCCGCAAGCTGCTCAAGGACAACGGCCTGCGCTGCTGGGGTTCAATCAGCTTGATGTTCGCCGGCCTGGACCTGTTGCAGGCCGATGCTCAAGGCCGGGCCAATACAGTGCAGTATCTCAAGGACTGCATCACCATGGTCAAGGAACTGGACGGGGAGCTCATGTCCATCGTGCCCTCCGAGGTCGGCAAGGTCAATGCCCAGGCCGATCCTGAGACCGAGTGGAATTGGGCCGTCGAGGGCTTGCGGGAAGTGAACGCCCATGCCAAAAAGGAAGGGGTTCGTATCGCCGTCGAGGCGCTCAACCGCTTTGAAACCAACTTCATCAACCGTCACGATCAGGCGGTCCTGCTTGCGACGGAAGTGGGTGACAACTGCGGCGTATGTCTGGATTCCTTCCATATGAACATGGAAGAGGCCAACTTCCGCCAGGCGCTTCTCGATACAGGCGATTTGATCTGGGACTATCACGTGGCGGACAACAATCGCATGGCGTGCGGCATGGGTGCGCTCAACTGGCGGGACATCGTCGGCACCCTGAAGGAAATCGGCTACGATGGCGCTCTGACTGTCGAATTCGTGGCGCCATTGGATCGTACGCCTGCCAACCCGTACAAGAACGCTACCGCTGCGGCCGAGTCGGAGTTGACCGAAGAACAGCTCAAGTTCATCGAGGACCATGGCAGTGGTGTCCTGTCGGAAGAATTCTACAGCTGGTTGGTGGAAGAGACGGCCAAGACACTGTTGCCTCTGATCAAGTAG
- a CDS encoding Tm-1-like ATP-binding domain-containing protein has translation MGKNVVIIGTLDTKGPEIAYLRDRMQDLGLSTTVIDSGILGEPLDIIPDISRAEAATYGETNIDALRNAGSRGKAVEGMRGALKVLARELYREGKLNAIVSMGGAEGAVMGAAAMMGLPVGVPKVLVSPIASGKHYFDPLVGTSDIMVVHSIVDILGLNPIATTVFDNVAAAVAGMVGHGHELSKPGDEDRFVAVTMLGNTTLAGMAMKERLADHGYEAVIFHSNGVGGPAMEELAEAGQFVGVIDLTTNETYDPMTGGIHDGGPDRLKRVGLLGLPQVVVPGCIDFSVFHADAIPPELQGRPVYDHNPEYTLVRASQEEMMALGELFAERLNLATGPVIVAVPTQGLSIPNVPDGPFWDPEADQAFLNTLKASIRDDIPVLSYERHVNDPSFGVAMADLFADMMASKGAKESEND, from the coding sequence ATGGGAAAAAACGTAGTAATCATCGGCACGCTGGATACAAAGGGACCGGAGATTGCTTACCTGCGGGACAGGATGCAGGATTTAGGCCTTTCCACGACTGTCATCGACTCAGGCATTCTTGGTGAACCGCTGGATATCATCCCGGATATCAGCCGCGCCGAGGCCGCGACTTACGGAGAGACGAACATCGACGCACTGCGCAACGCCGGTAGCCGGGGCAAAGCGGTTGAGGGAATGCGCGGGGCCCTCAAGGTGCTGGCCCGGGAGTTGTATCGAGAGGGCAAGTTAAATGCCATCGTCAGCATGGGAGGTGCCGAAGGAGCCGTAATGGGTGCCGCAGCCATGATGGGTTTGCCGGTCGGGGTTCCCAAGGTGCTTGTGTCTCCCATCGCATCCGGAAAACACTACTTCGACCCGCTGGTTGGTACCAGTGACATCATGGTCGTTCACTCCATCGTGGACATCCTGGGACTGAATCCGATTGCCACGACGGTGTTTGACAACGTGGCGGCGGCAGTTGCCGGGATGGTCGGGCATGGCCACGAGCTGTCGAAGCCGGGCGACGAGGACCGTTTTGTGGCAGTGACCATGCTGGGCAACACGACTCTTGCCGGCATGGCGATGAAGGAACGGCTCGCGGACCATGGCTATGAAGCGGTGATCTTCCACTCCAATGGGGTGGGTGGACCGGCCATGGAGGAATTGGCGGAAGCCGGTCAGTTTGTGGGGGTCATCGATCTTACCACCAACGAGACCTATGATCCCATGACCGGTGGCATCCACGATGGGGGCCCGGACCGGTTGAAGAGAGTCGGTCTGCTGGGTTTGCCCCAGGTAGTTGTGCCTGGCTGTATCGATTTCTCTGTTTTCCATGCCGATGCCATCCCTCCCGAGCTGCAGGGCCGGCCCGTGTATGACCACAACCCTGAATACACCCTGGTGCGCGCCAGCCAGGAGGAGATGATGGCTCTTGGTGAACTCTTCGCCGAGCGACTGAACCTGGCAACCGGTCCAGTAATCGTCGCGGTGCCCACGCAGGGCTTATCGATTCCAAATGTGCCGGATGGACCCTTCTGGGATCCAGAGGCGGACCAGGCGTTTCTGAACACGCTAAAAGCATCCATTCGCGACGATATTCCCGTTCTCAGTTACGAGCGCCATGTCAACGACCCATCATTTGGTGTTGCGATGGCAGACCTCTTTGCAGATATGATGGCGTCCAAGGGCGCCAAGGAGTCCGAAAATGATTGA
- a CDS encoding creatininase family protein: MIDDHNSQKYRDVPHFTEGDQDFRSNFLSWDLGDLCITDIETYLETKDTILVPMASLEQHGPHLPLYTDTVTAWEISKRVSEMIAVLHTPPIWTGYSPQHMHKPGHGRGTITLRSSTLLNLVHDVARSLIHHGFNRIIFINGHGSNVKVIDPILRKLRYDTGALISFVKPYMENYVGILDGLMENPWDETPGWHASELETAQDLAWNEGLVRMDRAAFTRAHVPEFLPRSFEKKDGMPDVEFEDYKYFTFPMDHHEFIESGVIGNPLRATREKGEESFRRLSEHVARGVLELMEVPVEVHDREFVDRVF; the protein is encoded by the coding sequence ATGATTGACGATCATAATTCGCAGAAATACCGCGACGTTCCCCATTTTACCGAGGGTGACCAGGACTTCCGCTCGAATTTCCTTTCATGGGATTTGGGCGACCTCTGTATCACCGATATCGAGACCTATCTGGAGACCAAGGATACAATTTTGGTACCCATGGCGAGCCTGGAGCAGCATGGGCCCCATCTTCCCCTTTACACCGACACGGTGACGGCCTGGGAGATATCCAAGCGTGTCTCGGAGATGATTGCCGTGCTGCACACGCCCCCGATCTGGACCGGTTATTCCCCTCAGCATATGCACAAACCGGGCCATGGACGCGGCACGATTACACTGCGAAGTAGCACTTTGCTCAATCTGGTGCATGACGTGGCTCGAAGTTTGATCCACCATGGTTTCAACCGCATTATCTTCATCAACGGCCATGGCTCCAATGTCAAGGTGATCGACCCGATCCTGCGAAAATTGAGGTACGACACCGGAGCGTTGATCAGTTTCGTCAAACCCTATATGGAAAACTATGTGGGGATACTCGATGGACTGATGGAGAATCCCTGGGATGAGACACCGGGCTGGCATGCCAGCGAGTTGGAAACCGCGCAGGACCTGGCCTGGAACGAGGGATTGGTCAGGATGGACCGGGCCGCCTTCACTCGGGCTCACGTTCCGGAGTTCCTTCCCAGGTCCTTTGAAAAGAAGGATGGTATGCCCGATGTGGAATTCGAGGACTACAAGTATTTCACCTTTCCAATGGATCACCATGAATTCATCGAAAGTGGCGTGATCGGCAATCCCTTGCGTGCTACCAGGGAAAAGGGTGAGGAGTCCTTCCGGCGCCTGTCGGAACACGTAGCTCGTGGAGTCCTTGAACTGATGGAAGTGCCTGTCGAAGTCCATGACCGGGAATTCGTGGATAGGGTTTTCTAG
- the larA gene encoding nickel-dependent lactate racemase — protein sequence MQVRLAYGRDGLKVTLPDGCDIIKPRATLGLPDEQAALVAALREPIDSPPLAELVQPGDRVVIVHTDITRATPNDRILPPVLAELEGAGIRREEITLLNGLGTHRPQTEAELRAMLGDSIVDNYRCLQHDCFDDASLVSLGTTQLGHPVRINRDYLAADFKILTGFIEPHFFAGFSGGPKAILPSLAGTESVFSNHSVSMVADPRATWGVIEGNPIWQEMREVALRTEPGFLLNVTLNARHEISGVFAGELLAAHAAGCDFVRASAMIPVSQPYDIVITTNSGYPLDQNLYQSVKGMRAAAEIVREGGSIIVAAACEDGVPDHGQYASLLAQVDSPQQALDLISQPGFLEHDQWQVQIQAHIQLKADVYVYSQGLTDDQIENALFLSCHDIEETVDALHQRYGPNARIAVLPEGPQTVPYLEDNSSDHRI from the coding sequence ATGCAGGTAAGATTGGCGTACGGTCGAGATGGGCTGAAGGTGACTTTGCCCGATGGGTGTGACATTATCAAGCCCAGGGCTACTTTGGGATTGCCCGACGAGCAGGCGGCATTGGTCGCAGCCCTGCGCGAACCGATCGATTCGCCGCCGCTGGCGGAGCTAGTCCAGCCGGGGGATAGAGTCGTCATCGTGCATACCGACATCACCAGGGCGACTCCAAACGACCGGATCCTGCCGCCGGTCCTCGCCGAGCTTGAAGGGGCGGGAATCAGACGCGAGGAGATAACCCTGTTGAACGGTCTTGGTACCCACCGTCCCCAGACCGAGGCCGAGCTGCGGGCCATGTTAGGCGACTCAATCGTTGACAACTATCGTTGTCTGCAACATGATTGCTTCGATGACGCCAGTCTTGTTTCGCTGGGTACCACACAGCTGGGCCATCCGGTGCGCATCAACAGGGACTATCTGGCGGCCGATTTCAAGATATTGACCGGTTTCATCGAGCCCCACTTCTTCGCGGGCTTCAGCGGCGGCCCCAAGGCGATATTGCCATCCCTGGCCGGCACTGAAAGTGTCTTCTCCAACCACAGCGTCTCCATGGTTGCCGATCCCCGGGCTACCTGGGGTGTGATCGAGGGCAATCCCATCTGGCAGGAGATGCGGGAAGTGGCGTTGCGCACTGAGCCCGGTTTTTTGCTCAACGTGACGCTCAATGCCCGTCACGAAATCAGCGGTGTATTCGCGGGAGAGCTGCTGGCGGCTCATGCCGCGGGCTGTGACTTCGTGCGGGCAAGTGCCATGATTCCGGTGTCACAGCCCTACGATATCGTAATCACAACCAACAGTGGTTATCCCCTCGACCAGAATCTGTACCAATCGGTGAAGGGAATGAGGGCCGCTGCCGAGATCGTTCGAGAGGGTGGCAGCATCATCGTGGCTGCCGCCTGCGAGGATGGTGTGCCGGATCACGGCCAGTACGCTTCCTTGCTGGCGCAGGTCGATTCGCCTCAGCAAGCGCTGGACCTGATATCCCAGCCAGGATTCCTGGAACACGACCAATGGCAGGTACAGATACAGGCACATATCCAACTGAAGGCGGATGTTTACGTTTACAGCCAGGGCCTCACTGACGACCAGATCGAAAACGCCCTGTTTTTATCCTGTCATGACATTGAGGAAACGGTCGATGCATTGCATCAACGCTATGGGCCGAATGCCCGCATCGCTGTGCTGCCAGAGGGACCTCAAACGGTGCCCTATCTCGAAGATAACAGTTCAGATCATCGGATCTGA
- a CDS encoding sulfite exporter TauE/SafE family protein, with amino-acid sequence MEESTVVILLIAAVAFFMIGLAKGGLGATSATLAMPLLALVMPVSVVIGMILPVLMLADIIAVGFHWRRWSNRLLVLLIPGALSGVILGTYFITNVPPDVLRTALGIIILLFAAYKVFESRILGLFTYHPRNWHGVLAGSTSGFISTLAHTGGPPIGIYLLMQEVPPRTFVATSAMFFMILNWIKVPFYFYAGIFDLERLRQIIWILPMVPLGVWTGKQIVVKIDPKVYERIIVAILSVSALLLIFKD; translated from the coding sequence GTGGAAGAGTCAACCGTTGTTATCCTCTTGATCGCCGCTGTTGCCTTTTTCATGATCGGTCTGGCGAAAGGTGGCCTGGGTGCCACGTCGGCAACATTGGCGATGCCGTTGCTTGCGCTGGTGATGCCGGTGAGTGTCGTTATCGGCATGATTCTGCCGGTCCTGATGTTGGCAGATATCATTGCTGTCGGTTTCCACTGGCGGCGATGGAGTAACAGGCTTCTGGTTCTACTCATTCCTGGTGCCCTGTCGGGTGTCATCCTGGGAACCTATTTCATCACCAACGTGCCACCGGACGTGTTGCGTACGGCGCTGGGCATCATCATCCTGTTGTTTGCCGCCTACAAGGTTTTCGAAAGCCGCATTTTGGGGCTGTTCACTTATCACCCTCGAAATTGGCACGGTGTATTGGCAGGAAGCACTTCTGGGTTCATCTCTACCCTGGCGCATACCGGAGGACCTCCCATCGGCATCTACCTTCTGATGCAGGAGGTACCGCCTCGCACCTTTGTTGCCACATCGGCCATGTTTTTCATGATCCTGAATTGGATCAAGGTCCCCTTTTATTTCTACGCCGGTATTTTTGACCTGGAGCGCCTGCGCCAGATCATCTGGATACTGCCCATGGTGCCGCTGGGTGTGTGGACAGGCAAGCAGATCGTCGTCAAGATTGATCCAAAGGTCTACGAACGGATCATCGTGGCGATCCTGTCTGTATCAGCCCTGCTGCTTATCTTCAAAGACTGA
- the trxA gene encoding thioredoxin, translated as MSNIIEVTDQDFQQQVIEQSHSRPVVVDFWAPWCAPCRMIGPVLERLATEANGAWVLAKLNVDHNQQTAARYGIQGIPAVKGFKDGQVVAEFVGAQPEPNIRRFIDELVPGAAENLVGDARRLEAGGDLGQAESLYQQALLDDPNNAGALLGLGRVLFNLDRMDESLAALQRVPQAKPERAEAESWIAKANFRQSAELSGGEVDARRRLAANPDDLQARLDLAAALAAKESYREALEGLLEVIRRDRGTYRENARKNMLSIFDVLGEEHTLTQEYQQQLAIALY; from the coding sequence ATGTCTAACATCATCGAAGTAACTGATCAGGATTTTCAACAGCAGGTAATCGAGCAGTCGCATTCCAGGCCCGTAGTTGTTGATTTCTGGGCGCCCTGGTGTGCACCATGCCGAATGATCGGACCGGTCCTCGAACGGTTGGCAACGGAAGCCAACGGCGCCTGGGTTCTTGCCAAATTGAACGTTGACCACAACCAACAAACCGCCGCGCGGTACGGCATACAGGGAATCCCGGCCGTCAAAGGCTTCAAAGATGGCCAGGTGGTCGCTGAGTTTGTCGGCGCCCAGCCCGAGCCCAACATTCGACGATTCATCGACGAACTGGTTCCCGGCGCGGCCGAAAACCTGGTAGGCGACGCCAGGCGCCTGGAAGCCGGGGGTGACCTTGGGCAGGCCGAAAGCCTCTACCAGCAAGCGTTGCTGGACGATCCCAATAACGCCGGTGCCCTGCTCGGGCTTGGCAGAGTTCTCTTCAATCTCGATCGGATGGATGAGTCACTGGCTGCGCTGCAACGCGTGCCACAGGCCAAACCGGAACGCGCCGAAGCAGAGAGCTGGATCGCCAAGGCAAACTTCCGCCAGTCTGCCGAACTGAGCGGAGGGGAAGTCGATGCCAGGCGCCGTTTGGCGGCCAATCCGGATGATTTACAGGCCCGCCTTGATCTGGCAGCAGCCCTGGCAGCCAAGGAAAGTTACCGGGAAGCCCTGGAAGGTCTACTGGAAGTGATACGGCGGGATCGCGGCACCTACCGCGAGAATGCCCGCAAGAACATGTTGTCCATCTTCGATGTTCTAGGCGAAGAGCACACGCTAACCCAGGAATACCAGCAACAGCTGGCGATAGCGCTCTATTAA
- a CDS encoding lamin tail domain-containing protein, with product MKRQWLGLIVVNAVISLLITLGVLWFAVNLGWIDSGTEPTPFVIVPSTATPGPTATATVPLTPTPTIAKGIYVVQLGDSLLAIAERLDVDPKILLKLNDIGDANHLVTGQELLVPLASLPTGTPTPTPTTAPSATPTLVDIPQPGPEVTLPVTTTASADIEAEAAITATLPVTGVHVVLLGVASPGDVQAEAVIIENQGGEAVQLRNWTLAHSNGPRYVFPPYMLVPGEAIWVHTRAGIDDIGDLHWARNTAVWSRGSAAILANMSGETMSELTINSEN from the coding sequence ATGAAACGCCAGTGGCTTGGCCTGATTGTTGTCAATGCCGTGATCTCCCTCTTAATCACACTTGGAGTTCTCTGGTTTGCAGTGAACCTGGGTTGGATCGATTCGGGCACCGAACCAACCCCTTTCGTCATCGTGCCGTCGACCGCAACGCCAGGGCCAACTGCGACAGCAACTGTTCCATTGACACCAACGCCGACCATTGCAAAAGGCATCTATGTCGTTCAACTGGGCGATTCCCTCCTGGCCATCGCCGAAAGACTGGATGTCGACCCGAAGATTCTGCTCAAGCTGAACGACATAGGCGATGCCAATCACCTGGTGACGGGGCAAGAGCTCCTGGTACCACTGGCGAGTCTGCCCACAGGAACCCCGACCCCAACGCCAACGACCGCTCCTTCGGCGACACCGACCCTGGTTGATATCCCGCAGCCGGGCCCCGAGGTGACCCTGCCAGTCACAACGACTGCGAGCGCCGATATCGAGGCCGAAGCGGCCATCACGGCGACCCTGCCGGTGACAGGCGTGCACGTCGTATTGCTTGGCGTGGCCTCGCCCGGCGACGTTCAAGCGGAAGCAGTAATCATCGAGAACCAGGGCGGCGAAGCTGTGCAACTGCGCAACTGGACGTTGGCGCACAGCAACGGGCCCCGCTACGTTTTTCCACCCTATATGCTTGTGCCAGGCGAAGCCATCTGGGTACATACAAGAGCCGGAATCGACGACATCGGCGATCTCCACTGGGCCCGGAACACTGCCGTTTGGAGCAGGGGAAGTGCGGCGATCCTGGCTAACATGTCGGGCGAGACCATGTCTGAGCTGACTATCAACAGTGAGAACTAA